From the genome of Streptomyces sp. NBC_00464, one region includes:
- the fxsT gene encoding FxSxx-COOH system tetratricopeptide repeat protein has protein sequence MASGQDSVVIGGHNYGLVMTGDNATAVTIPAEALRPPSEVPAPPGLDDLPLHRGPFVGRSRELRQLDAALAQPGGVLVQAVHGLGGIGKSTLAAHWAATRSHGCYPIRWINADSPAGVQEGLEALAAALQPVLAKVLTPQALAEYALRWLASHTDWLLILDNVEHPADITPVLDRAPGGRFLITSRLATTWQDHTTVVRLDVLDQAEALDLLIRRATATAPERTMDGAAELCDELGYLPLAVEQAGAYLAQNQLTTPRAYLNLIARDPAMMYGQGAVGTAPTRTIARIWRVTMNTITDGQPLAADLLRTLSWYAPDHIPTHLLGDITEPAVNAALGLLTAYGMATADPATGTLSMHRLVQAVTRTPDPTDPHRTHDVITQARDRATTQLDAALPLPWNDPALWPTWRTLHSHINALADHALAETDTDTTARLLHRTGLFLNNQGQSTLAITYLQRALTDRTRVLGEDDPDTLTSRNNLAYAYRSVGDLRRAIPLYEQTLTDRTRVLGEDHSDTLASRNNLAGAYRSVGDLRRAIPLYEQTLTDMERVLGEDHPDTLASRNNLAGAYRSVGDLRRAIPLYEQTLTDTERVLGEDHPNTLTSRNNLAGAYRSVGDLRRAIPLYEQTLTDTERVLGEDHPNTLTSRNNLAGAYETVGDLRRAIPLYEQTLTDRTRVLGEDHPNTLTSRNNLAGAYQTVGDLRRAIPLYEQTLTDMERVLGEDHPDTLASRNNLAGAYETVGDLRRAIPLYEQTLTDTERVLGEDHPDTLASRNNLAGAYQTVGDLRRAIPLYEQTLTDRTRVLGEDHPDTLTSRNNLAGAYQTVGDLRRAIPLYEQTLTDTERVLGEDHPDTLASRNNLAGAYQTVGDLRRAIPLYEQTLTDMERVLGEDHPLTAAVRGNLASARIKRAVDVPKWM, from the coding sequence ATGGCGTCAGGGCAGGATTCCGTCGTCATCGGCGGGCACAACTACGGGCTGGTGATGACCGGCGACAACGCCACGGCCGTCACCATTCCCGCCGAGGCGCTGCGCCCGCCCTCCGAGGTGCCGGCGCCCCCGGGACTGGACGACCTGCCGCTGCACCGGGGGCCATTCGTCGGCCGTAGCCGCGAACTGCGGCAACTCGACGCCGCGCTGGCGCAGCCTGGCGGCGTGCTCGTGCAGGCGGTGCACGGGCTGGGCGGGATCGGCAAGAGCACGCTCGCGGCGCATTGGGCTGCCACCCGCTCCCACGGCTGCTACCCGATCCGGTGGATCAACGCCGACAGCCCTGCCGGCGTCCAGGAGGGCCTGGAGGCGCTGGCGGCCGCCCTGCAACCGGTCCTGGCCAAGGTCCTGACCCCGCAGGCGCTGGCCGAGTACGCCCTGCGCTGGCTGGCCAGCCACACGGACTGGCTGCTGATCCTGGACAACGTCGAGCACCCCGCCGACATCACGCCGGTACTCGACCGCGCCCCCGGCGGACGCTTTCTGATCACCAGCAGACTCGCCACCACCTGGCAGGATCACACCACCGTGGTCCGCCTGGACGTCCTGGACCAGGCGGAGGCCCTGGACCTGCTCATCCGCCGGGCCACCGCCACCGCCCCGGAAAGAACTATGGATGGCGCCGCCGAACTGTGCGACGAACTGGGGTACCTGCCCCTGGCTGTGGAGCAGGCCGGCGCGTACCTGGCGCAGAACCAGCTCACCACCCCCCGGGCCTACCTGAACCTCATCGCCCGCGACCCGGCGATGATGTACGGGCAAGGAGCGGTCGGCACCGCACCCACGCGCACCATCGCCCGGATCTGGCGGGTCACCATGAACACAATTACCGACGGCCAGCCCCTGGCCGCGGACCTGCTGCGGACCCTTTCCTGGTACGCCCCCGACCACATCCCCACCCACCTCCTCGGCGACATCACCGAGCCCGCAGTCAACGCTGCACTCGGCCTCCTCACCGCCTACGGCATGGCCACCGCCGACCCGGCCACCGGCACCCTGTCCATGCACCGGCTCGTCCAGGCCGTCACCCGCACCCCCGACCCGACCGACCCTCACCGCACCCACGACGTGATCACCCAGGCCCGCGACCGCGCCACCACCCAACTGGACGCCGCCCTGCCCCTCCCTTGGAACGACCCGGCACTCTGGCCGACCTGGCGCACACTGCATTCCCACATCAACGCCCTGGCCGACCACGCACTCGCCGAGACTGACACCGATACCACTGCGCGTCTCCTCCACCGCACCGGGCTCTTCCTCAACAACCAAGGCCAGTCCACCCTTGCGATCACCTACCTTCAACGCGCGCTCACCGACCGGACGCGGGTGCTGGGTGAGGACGACCCCGACACCCTGACGTCCCGCAACAACCTCGCATACGCCTACCGATCGGTGGGCGATCTGAGGCGGGCCATCCCGCTGTACGAGCAGACCCTCACCGACCGGACGCGGGTGCTGGGTGAGGACCACTCCGACACCTTGGCCTCCCGCAACAACCTCGCCGGCGCCTACCGGTCGGTGGGCGACCTGAGGCGGGCCATCCCGCTGTACGAGCAGACCCTCACCGACATGGAGCGCGTGCTGGGTGAAGACCACCCCGACACCCTGGCCTCCCGCAACAACCTCGCCGGCGCCTACCGGTCGGTGGGCGACCTGAGGCGGGCCATCCCGCTGTACGAGCAGACCCTCACCGACACCGAGCGCGTGCTGGGTGAAGACCACCCCAACACCCTGACCTCCCGCAACAACCTCGCCGGCGCCTACCGGTCGGTGGGCGACCTGAGGCGGGCCATCCCGCTGTACGAGCAGACCCTCACCGACACCGAGCGCGTGCTGGGTGAAGACCACCCCAACACCCTGACCTCCCGCAACAACCTCGCCGGCGCCTACGAGACGGTGGGCGACCTAAGGCGGGCCATCCCGCTGTACGAGCAAACCCTCACCGACCGGACGCGGGTGCTGGGTGAAGACCACCCCAACACCCTGACCTCCCGCAACAACCTCGCCGGCGCCTACCAGACGGTGGGCGACCTAAGGCGGGCCATCCCGCTGTACGAGCAAACCCTCACCGACATGGAGCGGGTGCTGGGTGAAGACCACCCCGACACCCTGGCCTCCCGCAACAACCTCGCCGGCGCCTACGAGACGGTGGGCGACCTAAGGCGGGCCATCCCGCTGTACGAGCAAACCCTCACCGACACCGAGCGCGTGCTGGGTGAAGACCACCCCGACACCCTGGCCTCCCGCAACAACCTCGCCGGCGCCTACCAGACGGTGGGCGACCTAAGGCGGGCCATCCCGCTGTACGAGCAAACCCTCACCGACCGAACGCGGGTGCTGGGTGAAGACCACCCCGACACCCTGACCTCCCGCAACAACCTCGCCGGCGCCTACCAGACGGTGGGCGACCTAAGGCGGGCCATCCCGCTGTACGAGCAAACCCTCACCGACACCGAGCGCGTGCTGGGTGAAGACCACCCCGACACCCTGGCCTCCCGCAACAACCTCGCCGGCGCTTACCAGACGGTGGGCGACCTGAGGCGGGCCATCCCGCTGTACGAGCAAACCCTCACCGACATGGAGCGGGTGCTGGGTGAGGACCACCCCTTGACGGCGGCAGTCCGCGGCAATCTTGCATCTGCACGCATAAAACGTGCCGTCGACGTGCCCAAATGGATGTGA
- a CDS encoding DUF6233 domain-containing protein — protein sequence MERLPSWTETPAPPVVRVEPAVAWRVTVERRRTDVDVPARTVVHRADCWQAEDTQPGAVDIRSEAKAREAMAQPGARGCIHCGTDVFLV from the coding sequence GTGGAGCGGCTGCCGTCATGGACGGAGACCCCCGCTCCCCCGGTCGTCCGGGTGGAGCCCGCGGTGGCGTGGCGCGTCACGGTGGAGCGTCGCCGGACAGACGTGGACGTGCCGGCGCGCACGGTGGTCCACCGCGCCGACTGCTGGCAGGCGGAGGACACCCAGCCCGGGGCCGTGGACATCCGGTCAGAGGCCAAGGCGCGGGAGGCGATGGCGCAGCCCGGCGCGCGGGGCTGCATCCACTGCGGCACGGATGTGTTTCTGGTGTGA